ACGCCACCAGCTACCGACACCAGATCCTCACCGCCTACACCCGCATCGCCGAGATCCTCGAACCCGACCATCCCGACCACGCCGTCACCGCGTTGGAACACGCCGTCGACCTCGACCCGGTCAACGAGGAGCTGTACCAGCGCATCATGCGCATCCACGGCCGCCAACAGCGACCCGACGCCGCCCGGCGCACCCTACGCCGACTGGAGAAGCACCTGACCGACCTCGGCGACACCGAACCAACACAAGCCACCCGCCGCGTCGCCGCACGCCAACTCCGGCACGCCGCCCCCGTCCCAGGAGAACGGCCATGACCGACAGCCGGCTCCAGCGGATGCAGTGGGCGGTACGGGCGACCCTCGCCCTCGGCGTAGCCGCCTCCGTCACCGCCAACATCCTGCACGCCCAACCGAACCCAATCTCCCAAGCCATCGCAGCATGGCCACCCCTAGCCTTGCTGATCACCGTCGAACTGGTCACCCGGGTACCCGTGCACCGGCGTTCACTCGGCGCCATCCGGGTCGCCGCCGCCTCGGCTATCGCCGCCATCGCCGCATGGATCAGCTACCACCACATGGTCGGAGTCGTCGCCCGCTACGGCGAAACCGGCACCGTGCCCTACCTCCTGCCACTGTCGGTGGACGGGCTGATCATCGTCGCCTCGGTCTCCCTGGTGGAACTCGCCGCCCGCCGCCGCGAAGCCGAACACCAACCGCACCAGACCCCGGCCGAGGCACCAGCGGAGCCGCCGCCAACCGAACACGCTGCAGCGGCCCCTGTACAGCCCTCGCCCGACACCAGCGAATCCCCACCGACCGACCGGACACCGCTACCCGAACACCTTCCCATCCATGCCGACACGTCACGCCTCGATGAAGCTCCCGACAGCGCCAACCGCCTGCAAGGCGACCCCATACCGGACGTCCGTGAGACGAGTCATGACCTCGACACCGCACTCCACGATCACGACTCGTCCGACGACGCGGGCGATACCGATATGGACCTGGCACCGCTACTGGTAGCCGCCCGCGCAGCCCGCGACGAGCTGATCCGCGACCGCCAGACCGTCAGCCGAGACGCCCTCGCACGCCGCCTACGCCAGAACGGCCACTCGATCCGCAACAGCGCCGTGTCGCAGCTCCTCGCCACCCTGCGGCGGGAGGCACGATCGGTCAATGGCTCTCGCCCCACCCCATCGGCGTGAGCGTGCCGGCACCTCACTACAGGATCAGACCCGAGAGAAGGCCGCTGTCGGCATACAGGTACGAGCGCAGAGGTAGGTAAAGCTGGAAATGCGCCCGCACCAAGCTCAGCCTATGCACGACGGCTGTCCCCTCAACTTGACAGCGACCCAGATCGGTGACGTTGCGTGAGGGTTTGCTAGGCCCGGCCGATCCCTCGACGTGCGGATCTGCCGATGTTAGTGCGGAAGTGGCTCGAAGCGGGCTAACCGTTCGGCGGGCATCTCGGGTCGATTCACTTTGGCAAGATGGCGGCATGGAGCCGATCAATCCAGCAGACAGTGATCCCCGACAGGGTCTCACACGAGTAGCCGGAGGCTGTTGATGTCGGGTATTGAGTTGATCGTGGCGGCGTTGGCAGCGGGTGCGAGTGCAGGGGTGACGAATACCGCGACCGCTGCGGTGCAGGACGCCTAT
This is a stretch of genomic DNA from Micromonospora sp. WMMD1082. It encodes these proteins:
- a CDS encoding DUF2637 domain-containing protein — protein: MTDSRLQRMQWAVRATLALGVAASVTANILHAQPNPISQAIAAWPPLALLITVELVTRVPVHRRSLGAIRVAAASAIAAIAAWISYHHMVGVVARYGETGTVPYLLPLSVDGLIIVASVSLVELAARRREAEHQPHQTPAEAPAEPPPTEHAAAAPVQPSPDTSESPPTDRTPLPEHLPIHADTSRLDEAPDSANRLQGDPIPDVRETSHDLDTALHDHDSSDDAGDTDMDLAPLLVAARAARDELIRDRQTVSRDALARRLRQNGHSIRNSAVSQLLATLRREARSVNGSRPTPSA